GGCAAAAATCAAAAATTTTTACACATATAGATGAACCATTTTATGAACTTGATAAAAAAAGAGTTGGAGTTATTGGACTTGGAGAAATAGGACGAAATTTAGCAAAAAAAGCACAAGCTTTTGATTGTGAAGTAGTTTATTTTTCAACAAGTGGAAAAAATTCAAATAGTGAATATAAACAAGTAAGTCTTGATGAGTTACTAAAAACAAGTGATATTATCTCTATTCACGCACCTTTAAATGAAAATACTAAAGATTTATTAAATTATGAAAATATGAAAAATATGAAAAAAGGTGCAATTTTACTAAATCTTGGTCGAGGTGGAATTATAAATGAAAATGATTTAGCAAAACTTATAGATGAAAAAGAGATTTATTGTGGGATTGATGTTGTAAATAAAGAACCAATTGAAGAGTCAAATCCACTTTTAAAAGTTAAAAATAAAGATAGACTTTTATTAACTCCACATATTGGTTGGGCAAGTATTGAAGCTAGAACTAGACTTGTAGAAATGGTTGCTCAAAATATAGAAGATTTTATTTTCTAAATAAAAATTTGAAAAGTTTTTGAAAAAAAGATAATCTCTTTTTTTCAATCTTTTCTTTTATCTCTTTTGATAACTCTTCTAAATTTCTAGGTTCATAAAGCTGGTCTTTTGGAATTTCCATTATTTTTTCTCACCTAAATAATTTTGAATTTCTCTTATTGCTTCTTCATTTTTAATTGTAAATTTAATCTCTATTCTTCTTGACGCATCTTTATCTTCAACACCATTTTTATCTAAAATCAAATCAGAAGAAGACCTTCCACTTGAATTTACATAAGTTGATAAAAGATTTTTATCTATGATATTTGAATCATATAAAAATTGCATAACTGCATGGGCTCTTTGTTGAGATAATGAAAGATTTGAAAGATAAGTTCCATCACTATTTGTGTGCCCTTCAATAGTAATACTTTCAATATATTTTTTCATCTCTTTATCACCAAGTAAAGTATTCAAATATTTTTTCAAAGTATTACTTAGCTCTTTTTTTGCATCTTCTTTTAAAATATAAGAGTTTTGGTCAAATAAAATATTTGAAGAGAATTTAATAGCTCCACTTTTTTCATCTATATTGATTGATTTTCCAAGTTTCTCTTTTAGTTTTGCAATAACAGTTAATTTTATACCTGTTAGGTTTTTGATTTTGATTTTTGCTATATCAAACTCTTCAACCATTTTTTGATGAATTTGTGTTTGAACTAATAATTTATCAGCAAGCATAGTTAACTCTTCATCTTTTAAACTTATCATATTTGTTTTTTCAGTTAATTCTGCTGATAATTTTTCATTTTTATCTTTTTCATCTTTTACATTTAATTCATATTCTAAAAGTAAAGCTTTTAATTTTTCAATTTCTGCAAGATTTAAAGAGATTTTATTATCTTTATCTTTTAGTTCAGATGCTGCTTTATCTAAATCACTTTTTGTAGTTTCATATAGATTTTTTGCTTTTGCTAATTCATAAAAAAGTTTTGATTTTGCCTCTTCACTTGAGTTTAAAGCTGCTTTTTCTTTTTCTAAATTACTTTGTGTATAAACATATTTTATTACAATAGCTCCAATTACTAAGATGAATACAAAAAGTAATCCTGCCATTAAATCGGCATAAGATATCCAAAAGTTTTCATCATTTTTTTGTTCTTTATTGTACATTTTTTACTACTTTGATATTTCTTTAAATTCTTTAAAATCTTTTATGATTTTTGTAGTCTCTTCATCTATTAACTCAAGAGAGTTTTTCAATCTAAAAGTAATATTTTCATCATACTCTTCAAGACCTTGTTTGAATTTCCATTCAATTTTTTCCATATCACTTTTCATAGTTTCGATACTTTTTACAATATTTGTATAAATTGCTTTTAAATTATCTGAACTTAAGTTCCCCATGTGAGAATTTAATTTTTCAATATTTGCATTTAATAACTCTGCATTTAAAGCATATAAATCTTTTTGTTTTTCAAAGCTTTTTATTGTTGTTTGCATATTTAAAGTCATATCTTTTAACATGATTGATAATCTTTCATTATTATCAATGTTTTCTGCAATTTTAGAAGATAAAATTAACTCTTTTTTCAAAATCTCTTCTAAAACTTCAAATCTATGTTCGATTGAAGAGTTTATATTTTCTAAAATATTGCTTGAAGTTAATTGATTAAATACTTCACTCATTTTTGTAAAATTATCTAAATTACTTTTTATGTGAATTGATTCAATATCAACTTTTGTCCAGAAAAAATGTTTAGTATTTTCGTTGATTATAAATGTATCATGGTCAAATCTACTCATTCCAATTTTTTCAAAGAATATCCACCAAATTGATAAGAAAATACCATAAATTGAAACATAAAAAGCTGTTCCAACTCCACCTAAAAGTTTAGAAATTTCAGATTCTAAAGCACTTGTAGTTCCAGAAGTAAAATCAGGCATACTAAATGCAATTGAGATAAATGTTCCTAAAATCCCTAGAGTTGGGAAAATTCCTGAAGCGATTGAAGAGAAGTTTGTATTTCTTATATTACTTGTATAGTCTTTTAAAAAGTCATCAACACTTCCATTTGCTTTTGTTGTTTCACCAATTGTTAATAAGTTTTTATTGATATATTCTTTTAGATAAAAAACTAATTCTGAATATTGAGTTTTAAATTTACAAGAAACATAATAAGCATTGTGTTTTACAAAAAATAGGTAAATAAAAAATATAAAACCAATCAATACAACACTGTGAATTTCAACTTTTAAAGGCAAAAATCCTAAATAACATACTAGAATAATTGCAAATAAAGCAGCAGGTACAGTAAGTAGTGTAAAAATTCTTGATTGAGGTTTACAAGTTGTGTAAAATTTTGAGTTAAGTTCAATAAAATCATCATCAGTGAACATGAACATCCTTATATAGTTAATTATTTTGAAAGTGGAAGTTTAACATAGTTATTATATTAAATGATAAATTTTAGTATATTTATGTTGAGAATATAAATAAATTTACAACTATTTAAGGGTAAAATACCAACAAATCGATGAAAAGAGTAAAATATAATTATGATTAGAAAAATTTTAACTTTATTATTTATTATTTGTAATAGTTCTTTTGTTTTTGCAAATGCACAAAAATATACAATTTCAGTTTGTGTAACTTCAAATTTAGAAAATGCACTTTTTTGTAAAAAACGAATACTTGAGAGTATGAGTGGAGAAGTTCTTATTGTAAAAAATAAAAATAGATATTTTACATATTTGAATGTTTATGATGATAAAAAAATTGCTAATCAAACTATAAAAAATTCTTCATCTTATGTAAAACAACAAAAACCTTATGTAAAAGAGTTAGAAGAAAAAATATTAAAATTAAAAGAGAATAATAAAAAAGTTTATATAGATTTAGAAGATTCAGTAATTCAAGAAGAGATAGTTGAAACAATAATACCAAAAGAGAATGAAGTAACTGTTCCTTTGAAAAAAGTAGAAGAGTTCCCTTTAGTTTCTGCTGTTCCAAATACACAAGAGTTAAAATTAGTTAGTTCTTATCCATTTGATGAGGGAAAAAGATTTGTAGATGATGAAGATGTGGAAGAAAAAATTGAAATAAAAGAGGAAGTTGTACCTTTAGCAAAAGAAAATAGCTCAATAGAAGAGAAAGAAAATGATGAAAAAATTGCTTCATATGAAGAAGAGTTAAGACAAATTAGTATGGATGAATTTGATAGGGCGAATGAGCAACTTGAAAAAAAAGAAAAAGTGCAAAAAATTACAAAAAGTTATGAAAAACCAAAAGTAATCAAAAAAGAGATACCTAAAAAAGAGGAAATTAAACCTATTGTTGTAAAAGAAGTTGAAGAAGATATTGAAGCTAATATTGCAGATTATCAACAACTTATTATTGAAGTAAATTCTGTTACAAATTATATGACAGTAAAAGCTCAGATAGATAACCATCTAAAAGAGATAAAAACTTATAGAGTTTCAACTGGAAAAGATGATGTAAAAAAACCTTTTGGTGTTGGAAAAATCTCTCAAATCTCTTTAAATCCTGTTTGGTATCCAACGGCTGATACTTTAAAAACTTTTAGAAAAAGAGGAATAAATCTCCCTTCGGTTGTTCCTCCTGGACATAAATACAATTATATGGGAGCTGCTAAAATAAATCTAACACATATTGTTGATGGGAAAAGTACATATAGAATTCATGGAACTTTAAATGAAAAAACAATTGGTACAAATGAATCAGCAGGTTGTATTAGAATGAAAAATAGTGATGTTTTACAACTTGCAACTCTAATAAATGATTTTGCAAATATGAATAGTTTGGATAAAGTAAAAGTTGTTTTGAAATAGTAACTTATATTATAAAAATTATATTAAATAAAGAGTAGAATAAGTTACCCAAATATAAAGGATAAGATTATGCAAAGTATAACAAAAGTTATTAAATTAGGTTTAGTAGTTGCTGGTTCTTTGTCGGTTATGGCAAGTGGTGTTATCGCTGAAGAGTTACCAAATCGAGGTCCAATAGAGTTTTCAACTTATGATATAAATAAAGATGGTTTCGTAAGTGAAAAAGAGTTTAATGATATAAGAGAAAAAAGATTAGAGCAAAAAGCACAAGCTGGAATGCCTATGAAAAATGCAGGAAATGTAGCAGATTTTAGTGCATTTGATACAAACAAAGATGGAAAACTAACAGAGATTGAGTTGTTAAAAGGTCAAAATAAACAAATGCAAAACAAGCAAGGTAATAAAGGAATGATGACTCAAGGTATGGGACAAGGTAATATGCTAGATTTTGAAAGTTTTGATTTGAATAATGATGGAATGATTAGTTCTAAAGAGATGGAAGAATCAAGAGAAAAAAGAATGGAACAAAAAGCCTCAGAGGGTAAAATGATGAAAAATGTAGGTAATCAGCCGCCATTTTCAGATATAGATACTAATAATGATGGAAATATTAGTAAAGAAGAGTTTTTAAATCATCAAATGAAACAAAGACAATAATTCTACTTGAGGGTGTTTTTACATCCTCAATATTTTACTTTTAGATAAGTACTTAACTCAAACTATGTTACCATCTTAAATGAATAAAAAATACCAAATACTAAAAGATATTTTCGGACACGATAAATTTAGAAGCTTCCAAGAAGAGGTTGTTGATTGTATTCTTGCTAAACAAGATGTTTTGACAATTTTGCCAACGGGTGGTGGGAAATCACTTTGTTATCAGCTTCCTACACTTCTTATGAATGGAACTACTGTTGTAATTTCTCCACTTATTGCACTTATGCAAGACCAAATCAAAGCACTTAATGATTTGAATATTAGTGCAGAGATGATAAGTTCTGCTACTTCAAATGATGAAAATAGTTTTACTCTTCAAAAGCTTTTAACTGGGGAATTAAAATTTATTTATGTTGCACCTGAAAGGTTCACTTCAAATGAGTTTGTTGCCGTTTTACAACGAATAAATATAAACTATTTTGTAATTGATGAAGTGCACTGTGTTTCGGCTTGGGGACATGAGTTCAGAGCTGAATATAGAAATCTTGATAGATTAAAAAGATTTTTTCCAAATACTTCAATTTGTGCATTTACAGCAACGGCTACAAAAAAAGTCGAAGCTGATATTTCTCAAAGTCTAAACTTACAAAATCCAAGACATTTCAGAGCAAAAACTGTGCGAGATAATCTTGATATAAAAGTAGAACCAAGAATTGCAAATGGAAAAACTCAAATTTTAAACTTCCTAAAAACACATAAAGGTTTATGTGGAATTATCTATACTTTTACAAGAAAAGAAGCAGAATCAATAGCAGAGTTTTTGAGTGAAAGTGGTTACAGTGCAAAAGCTTATCATGCGGGACTTAGTAATGATAAAAAAAATGAAGTTTTTAATGATTTTGTATATGAGAAAATAGATATTGTGGTAGCAACTATCGCTTTTGGAATGGGAATTGATAAATCAAATATTCGGTTTGTAATTCACACATCTTTGCCTAAAACCCTTGAAAACTATTATCAAGAGATAGGTCGAGCAGGGCGTGATGGCGAAATGTCTTATGTTTATATGCTTTATTCAAAATCTGATGAGGTAAAAAGAAAAATCCAAATCGAAGAAGCTATTGATGATGGCTACAAACAAACTGCCCTTGATAAATTGGAGTTTATGTATAGATATTGTGTGAGTAATAATTGCCGTCATAAAATGATTGCAGGATATTTTGAAGATGAAATTGACTCTTGTAAAACTTTGTGTGATAACTGTACAAAAGGGGAAGTAAAGCAGGTTGATGTGAGTGTGGACGCTCAAAAACTTCTAAGTGCAATTTATAGAAGTGAACAAAGATTTGGGTTAAATCATATTATTGATATATTAAGAGGTTCAAAAAACCAAAAACTTTTAGAGTTTGGGCATGATAAATTGAGTGTTTATAATCTAGGAGTTGATAAAAGTAAAAATGAATGGATTGCAATCGCTGATAAACTAATCGATATACAAGCTTTAGTTTTAGGGGAGTTTAGAGTTTTAAAAATTTCAAATTTAGGTTTAGAGATTTTAAAAGGTAAAGAGAAACTTTTTATTGATAGTGATAAATTAGGAATTGCCTCAAAAATTCAAGAGGAAGAAACTGAACTCGGTTTTGATGAGTTAGTTTATGAAAGATTTAGAAATCTAAGAAGAGAAATAGCTCTTGAAAGTGAAGTTCCAGCTTATGTGATTTTTGGGGATAAAACTTTAAAAGAGTTTGCAAATAAACTGCCAACTTCAAAAGATGAAATGTTAAATATAAATGGTGTTGGTCTTGTAAAATATGAAAAATATGGAGAAAGTTTTTTAAATTTATGTAAAGAGATAAAAGAGGAATTTAAAGAAAAACTTGAACAAAAAGAGCCTCTAAAAAAACTCACAAAAACATATTTAGAAACTTTTGAACTTTTGAATGAGGGAAAAAGTGTAGAAGAGATATCTCAAATTAGAGATTTAGGATTAACTTCAATTCTTGGTCATATTACAGTTTTATTTGAACATAAAAAAATCTCAAAAGAGAAAAAAGAAGAACTTTTAAAACCTTTAGAAATTCCAGAAAATATAAAAATTTGGATAGAAGAGGGCTTAAAACTTGATAGTTTTAAAGAGTTAAGACAACATCTATATTTGTATGAATATTTAAAAAAAGAGTTGTAATTTTTAATCTTCACTAAACCATTTTTTATTAAAATCTTTTAAAGATTCTGGATAATATCTATGTTTTGGGATGTTATTTACAACAACTGCAATTATTAATAAAATAAAAGCCCCTGATGTTACAGGAAATAAAACATATAAAAAACCTAAATTATGAATTTGTTCACTTCCTATAACTGCGATTAAAGCTGTTGCTCCACCTGGAGGATGTAAAGTTAAAGTTAATTGCATAACTAAAATAGAAGTTGCGACGGCAAAAGCTGAGGCTAATAATAAATTTTGTGAAAAAAGTTTAAAAGAGATTACACCAATTATTGCTGATAAAATATGTCCACCTATTAGATTTCTAGGTTGTGCTAAAGGAGAATTTACTGCTCCATAAACCAAAACGGCACTTGCTCCAAATGAACCAATAACCAAAGTTAAATCTTTATCCTCTAAAATATCACGATGAAAATATGAGATTGCTAAAATTCCTATAAATGAACCAATCCAAGACCAAAGCATATTTGATTTTTCTAAAGGTTCAGAGTTTATTTTTTTGAATTGTTTAAAAAATTTTTTCATTTACAAACTTTATAATTTAAAATAAAAGTGATGGTATCTAAAAGTTTAAATTATATGAATGATTTGAATCAAGAGAGTTTATAAGAAGAGAAATCTTCTTATAAAATATTTAATTGGTGAGCTAAATCAGCTGCTATTCTTTCATAATTTCTAACAGCTAATAATCTATTTTGACCATTAATTCCAACTTGTGTTATTTCATCTTTTGATAAAGAGATAATATATTCAAGTTTGTTTTTTATAGACTCTTTATCAAAATCTGTAAACCAAGCGCTGATATTATCTTCAAAGATTGAAGAGTTATTTTCGTTTTTACTCATAATACAAGGAATTGCACTTGAGTAGTAATCTAATACTTTCATTGGTGTTGAAGAGTTAAATAGTGCAATATTTGGAAGAACTGCAAGTCCTATATCTGCTTTTGCTATTAAATCTAAAAGGTCATTTCTATTACTTGCATTGTATATTTCAATATTATCTTTTATATTGTCAAATTTTACTAATAAATCATCTAAATATTCTGGGTCTTTTGTTGAAATCATTAGTTTATAATTTGAACTATTTATATTACTAAAAGCTTCTAAAATAGTTTCAAATTCTCTTAATTTATCAAGAGTTCCTGCATAAAAAAATCTTTTTTCACTTCCTTTATGTTGGATATTGTCATGTAAATTTTCAGGGTCAATGGCAGATGGAATTACAAAACTTCTAGTTTTTACATCTTTAAAATAATCATTTTTCATTTGAAAAGAAGTTGGCAAAAATATATCACATTTGTTTATTAGATTTATTTCTGAATATGTTTTTATTTTATTTGTAATTGCATCAAATAACGATTTTTTATTATTTGCTTCATCTGTTTGAAGTTTTGCAATTCGTTTTGGAAAAGAGAGTCTAAATCCAACTTTGAAGTTGTAATTTTGTTTTTTATCTAAAACCTCTTTTAATAACTCAATATTATTTCTAATTACAACAAATTGAAATTGATTTAGATTGATTTGTGCTTTTTCTAACTCTTCTAAAATATTATTTTGAAACTTTTTAGGAATAATAATTCTTCCTTTTTCTTCAAACTCTATCTCATTTTTTGTATTTGAAAAAAATGTAGTATTTATATCAAAATGTTTTGTTAAATATTTTTGAAATAATGGTCCAATGAAACTATGGTCAGCATATTCATCTTGGTCTGTGATATACAAAAACTTACTCATTTGTAACTCCTTTAAAATTTCTGCAAAATTCTAGCATTAAAGTGTCGCAACAAAAAAGCATTAAAAAATAATTTTTTAGTAAAGTTTTCCTAATAAATCAATGTGAGTTAAATAGACTCTTAAATCGAATTCTACTTGATGATAAGAGGGCATAACAAAAGTACAAAGGTTGTAAAAAGCTTTATCATGTTCTCTTTCTTTAAAGTGTGCAAGTTCGTGTACAACTATCATTTGTAAAAATTCTTCAGGCATATTTTTAAATACACTTGCAACTCTTATTTCATTTTTTGATTTTAGTTTTGAACCTTGAACTCTAGAAACTATTGAGTGCATTCCTAAAGCATTATTAATAACATTTATTTTTCCATCATACATTACTTTTGAGACTTGATATTTTTTAAAATATTCATTTTTAAAATCCATAACATATGAGTATAAAGCTTTATCATTTGTATATGTATGAGCTGTTGGATATTTTGTTTTTATATAAGAAGAAAGTTTTTCTTTATCGATTAAAACTTGAATTTTTTCTTGTAAATCTTTTGGATAGTGGCTTAAATATTTCATAAAAGAGGTTTAAATTTCCTCTTTTATTTTCTCTAAATCTTTTATTTTATCTAGGTATTGTTCTTTTTTTGAAGTTACGAATTTTATTCTATCTTCATTTATTTCAAGATATTGTTCTTTTGAGTATTTGATAATTTTAAATAAATAGTTTCTTTTTGAAGTTAAAAAATCTTCAATTTTTTCAAACCCAAAATTTGCTTTTAATTTTGCAACAATTTCATCTTCTCTTGGGTGTGAAATTGAGAATCTTGAAGGCTCTTTTTTATATAACTCTTCTGATTCATGAATTTGTTGTTCAAAGTGAGCAATTGTTGCTTGTGTTGTTTGAATATATGAGTATGATAAAGCTCCATTAAAATATGCAAACTTTTTTCTTAAAGCTGAGATATTTTCTAAAATAGCAGTATGATAAGCTTTTAAAACATTTTCATAAACTTTTGCTGCAAAGTGTCTTGTATTTGAGAACTCAAAATCAGAGGCAATTTCTCTATGTTTTCTAATCAATTCATAAGGCTCTTGCCATTTTGTAACTTCATTTTTTATGATATTGTAAGTTTCTCTAAAAGCATCATCTGTATTTAATTCGATATTTTTAAGAAGTTTAATTGAACGTTTAAACATTTTATCAACAGTTTGGTCATCATAAAATAAAGATTTATAAACTGCATCTGAATCAATCCAGAAAGTTTCATAGGCAAATTTTTCTATTTTTTCGCCTAAAAACCCTTTTGATTCTTCAAATCTAAAAGCTTTTTTCTTTTTGATATTTTTATATGTTTCGTGAGCAATTTTTTCCATAATTGATTCTAAAGAGTTATAAATATTAAATAACTCTTTTGAGTATCTTTTGTGAATATTCTCAAAATGTTCAATTACTTTTGGCTCACAAGATTTTAATACTTCAAGTAAAGCATCGTAAACTTTAGTAATCGTTTCATACTCTTTTACTAAAATTTCACAAATACCTCTTAAATCTTTTTTAATAGCAAACTCTTTAGCTTCTGCTGCTTGTGGTCTTATCGTTTCATTTATGAAATCTAAAACATCTTGTATATTTGATTCTTCTAAAAGTTTTGTATTTGTTGTAGCATCAGAATTTTTAATAGAATTGATTTTATTTTTATACTCTTTAAAACTATTTTCAAAGAAATCCAAATCATCAACATTTTTTTCATGTAAATCTTTTTTAAATTGAGTTACTATTTTTGTATATTCATCTTCAATCAAAATATCTTTTTGTTGTGCTCTTGATTCAAGTGCCATTCTTGCAGAAATAGGAACAACTTTAGCAAAATATTTTGAGAATTTTTCACTTACATATTTTGTAGTTGTTTCAACTTGTTCAGGAGTTAATTTATCCTTTTGATTTAAAACACATAAAGATTTATTTTTAAAGTGTTGCATATACTCTTCTAAAACTTCAGCTTCTGATAGTTTTCCTGCATTATCAATAAGTGTTAACCAAATAATTCCACCAACATCTCTTAGAACTTTTCTAGTTGTTTCTGTATCACTTTGCGATTGAGAATTAAGTCCTGGTGTATCAACAAATGAAATATCTTTTAATATATCCATTGGTGCATAAAGTGTTAGATATTTTATATCTTTCATTTCATGTTGTCTTTGGTCTGTAAAATCAGCAATTGATTCAATAGGAGCAAACTCTTGTGCACCTGAATAATAAGTGATTTTTAGTTTATACTCTTCACCATAATTTATAAAGTTAACTTTTGAAGTAACTGGCGTAATTCCTGTTGGTAAAATATTTCTTGAAAGCAAAGCATTTAAAAATGTAGATTTACCAGCAGAAAACTGTCCTGTAATTGCAACTTCCATTGGATATCTTGCACGTCTTATTTGTTTATTTAAAATACCTTTTAATTGATTTGAAGGAAAGAATTTTTCATCAAGAAGTTTATCTTGAACCTTTTTTATATCTCCAACTAAACCTTCATCATAAACAATTTCTTCAATATTATAGGTCTCTTTATATTCGTTAATAAAACTTTTTAGGATATTTAGATTTGCACTCATTAGTATAATCCTTTTATAGTTGTTGAAATATTTTCAAGTTTTTTAATGTTTTTATGTATATCAATCGATAATTGTGCTCTGTTTTTATCATTTTCTTCAAATGTATTGATTTGATTTTGAAGTGTTTCTTCATCATTTTTTAATTTTTGTTCAAAAGATTTTAGTGGAGCATTTAAAGTTTTGAAGAATGAATCAATCAGTAATGTACTAACTTTTTTAGCTTTTGATTTAATATCTTCTTCAATCGAAGTAAATTGATTTGATATAAATCCTTCAATTTCTCTATCTAGTTCATTTATTTTTGACTCTTTTGATTTTGAAACAGCTTCTGTGATTAAAGATACTAAAACTTCATTATTTGAAGTTAAAAATCCTGATTTGAAATCATCTTGGAAAAATCCTCTTGCATCAAAGTTCTCATTTTTGTGACCAATTGTAAATCCCATATCATGATATTTTTGTTCACATTGTTCACCAATTGTTTGAGATTTTTTAATAAATTTATATCTATAATCTCTAATTACATCAATAATCCCATCTTTTATTGCTGTTTCAACAATAACTTTGATTCTACTATTTTCAGGTCTTTTTTTAGTTTTTTCAAAAGAGTATCTAACATCACTTACAACTCTTTGTTTTATAACTGTTTGTAAGTCAATTAATTCACTTTGTAAAAAAGTTTCAAGTGAGTCAATATATGATTTTGCGTCATTTTTATAAAAATTGATATCTTCACTCATTGCTTGGAAAATTCTTGTATTTACCGCTTTTTTCTTATTAAACTCTTCTAACTCTTTTTCTAATTCATCTTTTGATTTTGATAAAAGTTTTAACTCATAGTTGTAAAATGATGTCTGTTTTTCAATAATTTTTTGTAGTTGATTTTTAGATGATTGAATTACAAGTTCACCTTTTTGTGAATTTGTTCCAAAAAGTGTTTCAGTTAAATATTTTTCAATCTCTAAAATTCCTGTATCTTCAAGTCTAAATCCAGCATCTAATGCCTCTTGAGCTCGACCAGTTCTATGTAAAAGTGCCATTCTTCCAGAAATAGGAATAAACTTAATAGTTTTTAAAATGTAATCAAGTTGAGAATCTTTATTTTGAGCTTTTAATTGTCGCTCAATTGATGATTTTGTATATTTAATAACTTCATCAAGTTGCTCTTTTGTAACTGTATCAGCACGTGTAATTACAATTAAAAGTTTTGAAATATTTTGGTATAAAACAGCATCAATGATAAACTCAACATCTTTTAAAGTTGCACTTTGTGATACATTCATTAGATGTAACATCATATCACATTGAGAAATATACTCTTTTGTTATCTCTTCTCTTTGAATAACTGGGTCATCAAGTCCTGGTGTGTCAACTATTTCAATTCCATCACTTAAAAAATCAAGTTTTGAACCAAGTTCAACGTATTTTACAAGATTACATTTTTTCCCACTTGCTTCTGCTGATGTATAAGAAGATAAATCTTTTATATCAACTTCATCAAATCTTGAAACAGGTCTTATATAATTTTTTAGATTTTCACCAAAAATTCTATTTGTTTCATTTACGAACTCTCTCATAGATTCAAGTTGTTCAGCAGATTTTTTTATTCTATCCCACTCTTGAGTATTCCAGTAATAAACTTTTGCAGTATCTGTTGGATTATGTTTTACTATTGTTAAGTTTGCAGTTTCTGGAACAACAGCACTTCCAAGAATTTCTCTTCCCATAAGGGCATTTAACATTGTTGATTTCCCAGCATTCATAACACCAGTAATTCCAATTGAGAATTTTTGATTATCTAAATAGTTTTTTGTATTTTCAAGTTCTT
The genomic region above belongs to Arcobacter ellisii and contains:
- a CDS encoding OmpA family protein encodes the protein MYNKEQKNDENFWISYADLMAGLLFVFILVIGAIVIKYVYTQSNLEKEKAALNSSEEAKSKLFYELAKAKNLYETTKSDLDKAASELKDKDNKISLNLAEIEKLKALLLEYELNVKDEKDKNEKLSAELTEKTNMISLKDEELTMLADKLLVQTQIHQKMVEEFDIAKIKIKNLTGIKLTVIAKLKEKLGKSINIDEKSGAIKFSSNILFDQNSYILKEDAKKELSNTLKKYLNTLLGDKEMKKYIESITIEGHTNSDGTYLSNLSLSQQRAHAVMQFLYDSNIIDKNLLSTYVNSSGRSSSDLILDKNGVEDKDASRRIEIKFTIKNEEAIREIQNYLGEKK
- a CDS encoding D-2-hydroxyacid dehydrogenase — its product is MKIVILDRATLGFDIDVSIFEKYGEVTSYDVTKKEKTKERIKDADIVLTNKVVIGKDEMDDSSVKLICITATGTNNVDLVYAKEKDIEVKNVAGYSTSSVVQVAFSMIFYFVQKLNYYKSYVDEGKWQKSKIFTHIDEPFYELDKKRVGVIGLGEIGRNLAKKAQAFDCEVVYFSTSGKNSNSEYKQVSLDELLKTSDIISIHAPLNENTKDLLNYENMKNMKKGAILLNLGRGGIINENDLAKLIDEKEIYCGIDVVNKEPIEESNPLLKVKNKDRLLLTPHIGWASIEARTRLVEMVAQNIEDFIF
- a CDS encoding L,D-transpeptidase, which produces MIRKILTLLFIICNSSFVFANAQKYTISVCVTSNLENALFCKKRILESMSGEVLIVKNKNRYFTYLNVYDDKKIANQTIKNSSSYVKQQKPYVKELEEKILKLKENNKKVYIDLEDSVIQEEIVETIIPKENEVTVPLKKVEEFPLVSAVPNTQELKLVSSYPFDEGKRFVDDEDVEEKIEIKEEVVPLAKENSSIEEKENDEKIASYEEELRQISMDEFDRANEQLEKKEKVQKITKSYEKPKVIKKEIPKKEEIKPIVVKEVEEDIEANIADYQQLIIEVNSVTNYMTVKAQIDNHLKEIKTYRVSTGKDDVKKPFGVGKISQISLNPVWYPTADTLKTFRKRGINLPSVVPPGHKYNYMGAAKINLTHIVDGKSTYRIHGTLNEKTIGTNESAGCIRMKNSDVLQLATLINDFANMNSLDKVKVVLK
- a CDS encoding MotA/TolQ/ExbB proton channel family protein, with the translated sequence MFTDDDFIELNSKFYTTCKPQSRIFTLLTVPAALFAIILVCYLGFLPLKVEIHSVVLIGFIFFIYLFFVKHNAYYVSCKFKTQYSELVFYLKEYINKNLLTIGETTKANGSVDDFLKDYTSNIRNTNFSSIASGIFPTLGILGTFISIAFSMPDFTSGTTSALESEISKLLGGVGTAFYVSIYGIFLSIWWIFFEKIGMSRFDHDTFIINENTKHFFWTKVDIESIHIKSNLDNFTKMSEVFNQLTSSNILENINSSIEHRFEVLEEILKKELILSSKIAENIDNNERLSIMLKDMTLNMQTTIKSFEKQKDLYALNAELLNANIEKLNSHMGNLSSDNLKAIYTNIVKSIETMKSDMEKIEWKFKQGLEEYDENITFRLKNSLELIDEETTKIIKDFKEFKEISK
- a CDS encoding EF-hand domain-containing protein, with the translated sequence MQSITKVIKLGLVVAGSLSVMASGVIAEELPNRGPIEFSTYDINKDGFVSEKEFNDIREKRLEQKAQAGMPMKNAGNVADFSAFDTNKDGKLTEIELLKGQNKQMQNKQGNKGMMTQGMGQGNMLDFESFDLNNDGMISSKEMEESREKRMEQKASEGKMMKNVGNQPPFSDIDTNNDGNISKEEFLNHQMKQRQ
- the recQ gene encoding DNA helicase RecQ → MNKKYQILKDIFGHDKFRSFQEEVVDCILAKQDVLTILPTGGGKSLCYQLPTLLMNGTTVVISPLIALMQDQIKALNDLNISAEMISSATSNDENSFTLQKLLTGELKFIYVAPERFTSNEFVAVLQRININYFVIDEVHCVSAWGHEFRAEYRNLDRLKRFFPNTSICAFTATATKKVEADISQSLNLQNPRHFRAKTVRDNLDIKVEPRIANGKTQILNFLKTHKGLCGIIYTFTRKEAESIAEFLSESGYSAKAYHAGLSNDKKNEVFNDFVYEKIDIVVATIAFGMGIDKSNIRFVIHTSLPKTLENYYQEIGRAGRDGEMSYVYMLYSKSDEVKRKIQIEEAIDDGYKQTALDKLEFMYRYCVSNNCRHKMIAGYFEDEIDSCKTLCDNCTKGEVKQVDVSVDAQKLLSAIYRSEQRFGLNHIIDILRGSKNQKLLEFGHDKLSVYNLGVDKSKNEWIAIADKLIDIQALVLGEFRVLKISNLGLEILKGKEKLFIDSDKLGIASKIQEEETELGFDELVYERFRNLRREIALESEVPAYVIFGDKTLKEFANKLPTSKDEMLNINGVGLVKYEKYGESFLNLCKEIKEEFKEKLEQKEPLKKLTKTYLETFELLNEGKSVEEISQIRDLGLTSILGHITVLFEHKKISKEKKEELLKPLEIPENIKIWIEEGLKLDSFKELRQHLYLYEYLKKEL